The proteins below are encoded in one region of Methanosarcina barkeri 3:
- a CDS encoding methanogenesis marker 9 domain-containing protein: MSDCLFDLHIGYVRFKNPIALAPMAGIVDSAFANQYASNAGLVVLGAFNLDKASIAVASALVARGRKEFISDEPMELIKKEIKAVTSGSAVAVNVRSTTLDPLIEAAKIVKEEGAILELNAHCRQPEMLEAGLGEALLHDLPRLSAWIRAIKETGVVLSVKVRANVVDDIELARLIDKAGADIIHVDAGTEGFGTDLDAILSYRDATRLFLIGNNSVKDFETAKEMFTRGADMVSAARGVLENSGLIQELVENVTSYQQSIGWYNAPKHVCSDGDFRGLAFCCLPVKPCPVHEKFRKLGYTAEEFARTKLDFAKGTMLEYGEDTCFGSLVWCCKITKPCWIRDGVLNTIELSDAEYMKLKKQLANYVLDHARIPVNESH; the protein is encoded by the coding sequence ATGAGTGATTGTCTGTTCGATTTGCATATTGGATATGTTCGTTTTAAAAACCCGATTGCATTGGCGCCTATGGCAGGAATTGTCGATAGTGCTTTTGCCAACCAGTATGCAAGCAATGCCGGGCTGGTAGTTCTTGGAGCCTTCAATCTGGATAAGGCTTCAATAGCTGTTGCTTCAGCCCTCGTAGCCCGGGGTAGAAAAGAGTTCATTTCCGATGAACCTATGGAGCTTATAAAAAAGGAAATCAAGGCAGTAACATCCGGAAGTGCCGTAGCTGTAAATGTCAGGAGTACTACGCTTGACCCCCTTATTGAAGCTGCAAAAATTGTCAAAGAAGAAGGAGCAATCCTTGAGTTAAACGCTCACTGCAGGCAGCCCGAAATGCTCGAAGCCGGGCTGGGAGAAGCTCTTCTCCATGATCTTCCAAGGCTTTCGGCGTGGATCAGAGCGATAAAGGAAACCGGAGTTGTGCTTTCAGTAAAAGTAAGAGCAAATGTGGTTGATGATATCGAACTTGCAAGGCTTATCGATAAGGCAGGTGCGGATATTATACATGTTGATGCCGGAACTGAAGGCTTCGGTACCGATCTTGATGCAATCCTTAGTTACAGGGACGCTACAAGGCTCTTCCTTATCGGAAATAATTCGGTCAAAGACTTTGAGACCGCAAAAGAGATGTTTACCCGAGGAGCCGATATGGTCTCTGCTGCCAGAGGAGTCCTTGAAAATTCCGGGCTTATACAGGAACTGGTAGAAAACGTTACTTCTTACCAGCAGTCAATAGGCTGGTACAATGCTCCCAAGCACGTTTGCAGCGACGGGGACTTCAGGGGGTTAGCTTTCTGCTGCCTGCCTGTAAAACCCTGTCCTGTACATGAAAAGTTCCGAAAACTGGGATATACGGCAGAAGAGTTCGCCAGGACAAAACTTGACTTTGCTAAAGGTACAATGCTGGAGTATGGAGAAGACACATGCTTCGGAAGTCTTGTCTGGTGTTGTAAAATCACCAAGCCCTGCTGGATCAGAGATGGAGTGTTAAACACAATTGAGCTCTCTGATGCGGAATACATGAAGCTTAAAAAGCAACTGGCAAATTACGTACTGGATCATGCCAGAATTCCGGTAAATGAATCCCATTAA
- a CDS encoding triphosphoribosyl-dephospho-CoA synthase has product MNPINTGFTCPPPELAENLQISSLIARCAQLAMLLEVSASPKPGNVDREHNYPDTYFEHFIASSVSVYPVIELAARSRNGIGALIRSAVCESSAWQKGGNTHFGAFLLLIPLSMAAGELFNSRGKTQYKLLPDEFETLAVHAHAFVQATDCEDAVEFYRAFEVAGVRVNSVDEFNLGDPESTSELRAKEVTLYELMDIARGYDLIANEWVTGFRRCLEGANCIIEFMQAQSPGAENSVSNCSGTGINEAVVYTFLKLLSRHRDTFIETKFDKDTADYVSARAGEILSAWEEASGNTESSDSTTRDFEDLLPAVQEFDSELLKKRINPGSTADIIIASLFIALLGGLRF; this is encoded by the coding sequence ATGAATCCCATTAATACTGGTTTTACCTGCCCGCCTCCTGAACTGGCAGAAAACCTACAGATTTCAAGTCTTATTGCCCGTTGTGCACAGCTTGCTATGCTACTTGAGGTTTCGGCCTCTCCAAAGCCAGGAAACGTCGATAGGGAACATAACTATCCTGACACCTATTTTGAGCATTTTATAGCGTCTTCAGTAAGCGTTTACCCTGTCATTGAGCTGGCTGCAAGAAGCAGAAACGGGATAGGTGCACTTATCCGAAGTGCAGTTTGTGAGAGTTCTGCCTGGCAGAAAGGAGGAAACACTCATTTCGGTGCCTTTCTGCTACTTATTCCTCTTTCAATGGCTGCAGGGGAACTCTTCAATTCACGCGGAAAAACCCAGTATAAACTCTTACCTGACGAATTCGAAACCCTTGCTGTGCATGCACACGCTTTTGTTCAGGCAACGGACTGTGAGGATGCTGTCGAATTCTACAGGGCTTTCGAAGTGGCAGGGGTGAGGGTTAACAGTGTGGATGAATTCAACCTTGGAGACCCAGAGTCAACATCTGAGTTAAGGGCAAAAGAAGTCACCCTTTATGAGCTCATGGATATTGCCAGAGGGTATGACCTGATAGCAAATGAGTGGGTAACAGGCTTCAGACGCTGTCTTGAGGGAGCAAATTGTATAATTGAGTTCATGCAGGCTCAAAGTCCTGGAGCTGAGAACTCGGTTTCGAACTGCTCAGGTACAGGTATTAACGAAGCTGTTGTGTATACCTTCCTGAAATTGCTGTCCCGGCACAGGGATACTTTCATCGAGACCAAATTCGATAAAGACACTGCAGATTACGTTTCGGCAAGGGCGGGTGAGATTCTTTCTGCCTGGGAGGAGGCTTCAGGTAATACTGAATCTTCCGATAGTACCACTAGAGACTTTGAAGATCTGCTTCCTGCTGTACAGGAATTTGACTCCGAACTTCTTAAGAAAAGAATAAACCCGGGTTCAACAGCCGATATCATCATAGCCAGTCTTTTCATTGCTCTTCTGGGGGGATTGCGCTTTTGA
- a CDS encoding DUF447 domain-containing protein, which translates to MEFLPKCRKNGNEFEFSKDDLSSFGIKEGISETIISTGLESPNAAPIGIVVKNKRTFVRLFKGTHTWENVSKEKYLAANIVYDPLLFVRSTFFDLEPSEFDYVPVHGLSFPILKLASAWIVFECTDLKNTDHALVADLIPVKAGFNEANWKSLSVPNRGFNAVLEATVHATRYQFTGDEKYLELIRHYESLASKCGGENEKKAMKLLYEVLGL; encoded by the coding sequence ATCGAATTCCTTCCGAAATGCCGAAAAAACGGGAACGAATTCGAGTTCTCCAAGGATGATCTGTCTTCATTTGGGATCAAAGAAGGCATTTCCGAAACAATTATTAGCACCGGTCTGGAATCCCCTAATGCTGCCCCTATTGGAATAGTCGTAAAAAACAAAAGGACTTTTGTCCGGCTTTTCAAAGGTACCCACACCTGGGAAAATGTCTCTAAAGAAAAGTATCTTGCCGCAAACATAGTGTATGATCCCCTGCTTTTCGTGCGTTCAACTTTTTTCGATCTTGAACCCTCTGAATTTGATTATGTGCCTGTTCATGGACTCAGCTTTCCGATACTGAAATTAGCTTCTGCCTGGATCGTTTTCGAATGTACTGATCTTAAGAATACGGATCACGCTCTTGTGGCCGACCTTATTCCTGTAAAAGCAGGTTTCAACGAAGCTAACTGGAAAAGCCTGTCTGTACCCAACAGAGGATTCAACGCAGTGCTTGAGGCGACTGTCCATGCGACCCGCTACCAGTTTACAGGAGACGAAAAATATCTCGAACTGATCCGCCACTATGAGTCACTGGCTTCCAAATGTGGGGGAGAAAACGAAAAAAAAGCTATGAAGTTGCTTTATGAGGTTCTGGGGCTGTGA
- a CDS encoding dihydromethanopterin reductase (acceptor), with protein sequence MSFQRIAWGITGAGHFLDRSYQVFKEIKLRNPEVSVNTFISRAGEEVLRMYGLEQKLVQISGGDYLEEIFRESEQGSSSPKVGRFGLDRYDVLFVTPATSNTVSKIAYGIADSLVTNAVAQAVKGRVPVYVVPVDIEGSIVSEMPYNIDRKQCKHCEDCSPRESCPQEAITTKNGFTDQIDLLKCKGCGICKELCPYKAIKGGPVEVLVRDVDMRNVETIKNLQGITVLESPEKILDLF encoded by the coding sequence ATGAGTTTTCAGAGAATCGCGTGGGGCATTACAGGTGCCGGGCACTTCCTGGACCGCAGTTATCAGGTCTTTAAGGAAATCAAGCTCAGAAATCCTGAAGTTTCCGTAAACACATTTATTTCCAGGGCTGGAGAGGAGGTGTTGCGCATGTACGGGCTTGAGCAAAAACTTGTTCAAATCTCAGGCGGAGACTACCTCGAAGAAATCTTTCGGGAAAGCGAACAGGGTTCGAGTTCTCCTAAAGTCGGGCGCTTCGGTCTTGACCGATATGATGTTTTATTTGTCACGCCTGCAACCTCAAACACGGTTTCGAAAATCGCTTATGGGATTGCGGATTCCCTTGTTACCAACGCTGTTGCCCAGGCTGTAAAAGGAAGAGTACCTGTTTACGTCGTTCCCGTAGATATTGAAGGTTCAATCGTATCCGAGATGCCCTATAATATTGACCGAAAACAGTGTAAGCATTGCGAGGACTGCTCTCCTAGAGAAAGCTGCCCTCAGGAAGCAATCACTACGAAAAACGGTTTCACAGACCAGATAGACCTTCTGAAGTGCAAAGGCTGTGGAATCTGTAAAGAACTCTGTCCCTATAAAGCAATTAAAGGAGGGCCTGTCGAAGTCCTGGTAAGGGATGTGGATATGCGCAATGTTGAAACCATAAAAAACTTGCAGGGAATTACAGTACTTGAAAGTCCTGAAAAGATTCTGGATCTCTTTTGA
- a CDS encoding ABC transporter ATP-binding protein, translated as MFSISLRADSISKIYGAGLLSKGRCIFQNVSFEIRPGETFGLTGPSGEGKSTLGRVIAGVEKPTYGTVYYEGSSLSEMKKTKYMAFRRKVQIMFQDPTGAFNPRKKIGSSVFDVLKLLKIPIIDHASKTKEMLITIGLSEEVLSRYPSQLSGGQLQRLAIGRILLLEPEYIILDEPTSALDVSVQAQVLHMLKNVQTEKNIGYILISHDQAVIRFMSDTCGLLESGQLRIIE; from the coding sequence GTGTTTTCTATATCCCTGAGAGCAGACAGCATATCAAAGATATACGGAGCAGGCCTGTTAAGCAAAGGGAGATGTATTTTTCAGAATGTTTCGTTTGAAATCAGGCCAGGAGAAACCTTTGGATTGACGGGGCCTTCCGGAGAAGGAAAAAGCACACTGGGGAGAGTTATTGCAGGGGTTGAGAAGCCCACATACGGTACTGTGTACTATGAGGGGTCTTCGCTTTCCGAAATGAAAAAAACCAAATATATGGCTTTTCGCCGCAAGGTCCAGATAATGTTTCAAGACCCTACTGGCGCTTTTAACCCTCGGAAAAAGATAGGAAGCTCGGTTTTCGATGTTCTGAAACTTCTAAAAATTCCTATCATAGATCATGCTTCAAAAACAAAAGAGATGCTTATAACCATAGGTCTTTCAGAAGAAGTGCTCTCCCGCTACCCTTCACAGCTCTCAGGAGGCCAGCTCCAGCGCCTTGCCATCGGCCGAATCCTTCTGCTCGAACCCGAGTATATCATACTTGACGAGCCAACTTCAGCTCTTGACGTCTCGGTCCAGGCCCAGGTCCTGCATATGCTTAAAAATGTTCAGACCGAGAAGAATATAGGTTATATCCTTATCTCACATGATCAAGCTGTAATCCGTTTTATGTCAGACACCTGCGGACTGCTTGAGAGCGGGCAGTTGAGAATAATTGAGTGA
- a CDS encoding ABC transporter ATP-binding protein, which yields MKTLPRNTLLEKNTLPERNILPERNTLLEKNTLLERNTLLEVRDLEISFQGIETVTVLSGISFSIKESETLALVGETGCGKSIVAHAIMNLLPPESRVKGNIEFRGKSLSGMNEKEMAKIRGREIAIIFQNPSLALNPVYPIGHQLVEPLYVHQKEKKKTALFRAALALKRMGFVNFSECMNYYPSWCSGGMNQRFLIAASTILNPALLIADEPSKGLDKKCITELEAELKNLKMERKSALLLISHDLGFVQRLADRIAVMYAGEIIELANSSSLFENPLHPYTRGLLNSLPEKGFIPIPGFSPPLNSLPSGCRFHPRCPLREKRCIRVHPEIKETGERAVRCFLYP from the coding sequence ATGAAAACCCTTCCCAGAAACACATTACTTGAAAAGAATACATTACCTGAAAGGAACATATTACCTGAAAGGAACACATTACTTGAAAAGAATACATTACTTGAAAGGAATACATTGCTAGAAGTAAGAGACCTTGAGATCTCATTTCAGGGAATAGAAACCGTAACCGTACTTTCGGGAATTTCGTTCTCGATAAAAGAAAGTGAAACTCTGGCCCTTGTAGGAGAGACCGGATGTGGGAAATCTATCGTTGCACATGCAATCATGAACCTCCTGCCTCCTGAATCAAGGGTGAAAGGGAACATAGAATTCAGGGGGAAAAGTCTGTCAGGGATGAACGAAAAAGAAATGGCAAAGATAAGAGGAAGAGAAATTGCCATTATTTTTCAGAACCCGTCTCTTGCCTTAAATCCTGTATATCCCATAGGGCACCAGCTTGTAGAACCTCTGTATGTGCACCAGAAAGAAAAGAAAAAGACTGCCCTTTTTAGAGCCGCATTAGCTCTGAAACGTATGGGTTTTGTAAACTTCTCTGAATGCATGAACTACTATCCTTCATGGTGTTCAGGAGGAATGAACCAGCGCTTTTTGATTGCTGCTTCAACAATACTTAACCCTGCACTCCTTATAGCAGACGAACCCAGCAAAGGACTTGACAAAAAATGCATAACTGAACTGGAAGCTGAACTTAAGAATCTGAAAATGGAAAGGAAGAGTGCCCTACTTCTAATAAGCCACGACCTCGGTTTTGTGCAGAGGCTTGCAGACAGAATTGCCGTTATGTATGCAGGGGAAATTATTGAACTCGCTAATTCTTCAAGTCTATTTGAGAATCCCCTACATCCCTACACAAGAGGTCTCCTCAACAGCTTACCTGAAAAGGGCTTTATTCCCATACCCGGATTTTCTCCGCCTCTTAATAGCCTTCCTTCGGGCTGCAGGTTCCACCCAAGATGCCCTTTAAGGGAAAAGCGCTGCATTCGGGTTCATCCCGAAATTAAAGAAACCGGTGAAAGGGCTGTGAGGTGTTTTCTATATCCCTGA
- a CDS encoding ABC transporter permease, translating to MNQFDCTDGSCIKEAGIEGFSEKKSEGSNSEFPEETSYWIFQKHKGFQGLFSRIGVFLFILFVFMALFPSVFAPYAPEERFIPYETPSEEHLLGTNDIGNDILSELAFGARISMTVGFMAALISTLIGTALGLCAGYFRGALDELLMGFTDVVLVIPKIPLIIVLGAFLRPSIWILISILGLLSWESTARVTRSKTLQLREAGYVKSAQCMGFSSYHIMKSDIFPNIIHILFPKFMLATASAMISEASLSFLGLGDVSMKSWGMMLSFAFSQGGFIRDMWWWYMPPGICITLCVLSIALIGFGLEAKEGEPFREGANTL from the coding sequence ATGAATCAGTTTGATTGTACTGATGGTTCCTGCATTAAAGAAGCGGGTATTGAAGGTTTTTCTGAAAAAAAATCCGAAGGCTCGAACTCCGAATTTCCTGAAGAAACTTCGTACTGGATTTTTCAAAAACATAAAGGTTTCCAGGGACTGTTCAGCCGGATAGGCGTTTTCCTCTTTATACTTTTTGTTTTTATGGCACTTTTCCCATCCGTTTTTGCTCCTTATGCCCCGGAAGAACGTTTCATACCCTATGAAACCCCTTCGGAAGAACACCTGTTAGGGACAAACGACATAGGAAATGATATCCTTTCAGAACTGGCTTTTGGGGCACGGATCTCAATGACAGTAGGTTTTATGGCAGCCCTGATCTCAACTCTCATCGGGACTGCGTTAGGTCTCTGTGCAGGTTATTTCAGGGGAGCCCTTGATGAGCTGTTAATGGGCTTTACTGATGTTGTCCTTGTTATCCCCAAAATCCCCCTTATCATAGTCCTGGGAGCGTTTCTACGGCCGAGCATCTGGATCCTGATCTCTATTCTAGGGCTTCTTTCCTGGGAATCCACTGCCAGAGTCACCCGTTCAAAGACCTTACAGCTAAGGGAAGCAGGTTACGTAAAAAGTGCCCAGTGCATGGGTTTTTCCTCTTACCACATCATGAAATCGGATATATTCCCAAACATCATCCACATCCTGTTTCCAAAGTTCATGCTGGCAACTGCTTCGGCAATGATTTCTGAAGCATCTCTTTCTTTCCTGGGACTTGGTGATGTAAGCATGAAAAGCTGGGGAATGATGCTTTCTTTTGCTTTTTCTCAAGGCGGTTTTATTCGAGACATGTGGTGGTGGTATATGCCTCCGGGGATCTGTATTACCTTATGCGTACTGTCTATTGCACTAATAGGATTCGGGCTTGAAGCAAAGGAAGGAGAACCCTTTAGAGAAGGTGCAAATACACTATGA
- a CDS encoding ABC transporter permease: MSEIAKKVTRYFASLVLIIIINFTLPRLMPGDPVKNLIGEDAYVSEEVTEELRAELGLNLPLSEQFISYISNLLHFDLGYSYHLHAPVAEILLNKMSWTLIFVGVSVVIGILLGCFLGALAGWKPERKASQFTSFTFVVLSCIPPYFLALLTLYIFSFKLGLFPSKGFYDTPEIGSVLHHLFLPVCVMSVFSASRNFLVMRGSVIQEKEQLYALYARAKGLYNTDILFRHIIKNASLPIITLLALDFGFLFSGALFIEIIFSLNGMGVMIYNAIMGKDYPLLQGAFLVIAFTALLANMFADLLYILIDPRVRGGGMDESV, from the coding sequence ATGTCAGAGATAGCAAAAAAAGTAACCAGGTATTTTGCTTCACTGGTGCTGATAATCATCATCAACTTTACCCTCCCAAGGCTCATGCCTGGAGACCCGGTAAAGAACCTGATTGGTGAAGACGCTTATGTTTCAGAAGAAGTAACGGAAGAACTGAGGGCGGAATTAGGGCTTAATCTGCCCCTTTCCGAGCAGTTCATTTCCTATATTTCAAACCTCCTGCACTTTGACCTGGGATATTCCTATCACCTCCATGCTCCTGTAGCAGAGATCCTTCTAAACAAGATGAGCTGGACGCTGATTTTCGTGGGAGTGTCAGTGGTTATTGGAATCTTGCTCGGATGTTTTCTCGGTGCCCTTGCAGGATGGAAACCGGAAAGAAAAGCGAGCCAATTCACCAGTTTTACTTTTGTAGTGCTCTCCTGCATCCCACCTTACTTTCTTGCCCTCCTGACCCTTTATATCTTTTCTTTTAAACTGGGGCTCTTTCCCTCCAAAGGCTTTTATGATACCCCTGAAATAGGAAGTGTGCTGCATCACCTTTTCTTACCTGTCTGTGTAATGTCTGTGTTTTCAGCATCCAGAAACTTTCTGGTCATGCGAGGAAGCGTAATTCAGGAAAAGGAGCAGCTCTACGCACTGTATGCCAGAGCAAAAGGCCTGTACAATACCGATATACTTTTCAGACATATCATAAAAAATGCCTCTCTTCCGATAATTACCCTGCTTGCCCTGGATTTCGGTTTTCTCTTCAGCGGAGCACTGTTCATAGAAATCATTTTTTCCTTAAACGGGATGGGGGTCATGATATACAATGCAATAATGGGAAAAGATTACCCTCTGCTTCAAGGAGCATTTCTGGTAATTGCCTTTACTGCCCTGCTAGCAAATATGTTTGCTGACCTGCTCTATATCTTAATTGACCCCAGAGTAAGAGGAGGAGGCATGGATGAATCAGTTTGA
- a CDS encoding ABC transporter substrate-binding protein, giving the protein MKQIRHLMGLELKARLKRTIILAILVLTFCLTIFSSGAAGQEDTENNQPVSDDGFFDRFITYVKNLFSGEEGKVQSSGEIPKTGAADMQQSAESEQAVLKIATPDVIKSASLVGDTSLGIFAHLSNPPLMKMDAEGHIVGQLAENYSVSENNTRWTFYIRDDLYWSDGEKVTPEDVEFSIRYYGEKTPWASWINDTLENSTVSEADNSVTFKFNKPYTRVNMEFATYDILPAHVWKKIEKPVEYTNNGPYVGCGPYYLKLIDLNAGKLVFEKNPYWKGKMPEFETVEIHFYSNVDVATLALKNGEADTYYKYAGSYPYSGIEQLEKTENFDFLEKTSVGLVFLAPNLKKAPFSDPEFREALADAINYEELARLETLGYGEVPNRGFVPPAMENFKETEKLEYSPEKARETLKKAGYSDSNGNGILEGKDGKDIKLEILIRPDYARTGELLDEYFEQIGFSADLKTVDSDTWITLKDSYNYDLTVTRSTPWGMLMHSSWGSGYFDSRRTGQGVMHNLEDPAFLQLCDNILATTDSAELQKYAYELQNYYADNLPAIPLYWSKSVTPFNRHFEGWYADPLYGTYNLDTFTNVTKVEA; this is encoded by the coding sequence ATGAAACAAATAAGACACTTAATGGGGCTGGAATTAAAAGCAAGACTAAAGCGAACGATTATCCTTGCAATACTTGTTCTTACTTTTTGCTTAACCATATTTTCTTCAGGAGCAGCAGGGCAGGAAGATACCGAAAACAATCAACCAGTCTCAGACGACGGATTTTTTGACCGATTTATCACATACGTAAAAAACCTTTTCTCAGGGGAAGAAGGAAAAGTGCAGAGCTCAGGAGAAATTCCTAAAACAGGCGCTGCAGACATGCAACAGTCAGCAGAGTCTGAACAAGCAGTCCTGAAAATTGCAACTCCGGATGTAATAAAGTCTGCATCCCTGGTTGGAGATACAAGTCTGGGAATTTTTGCTCATCTTTCAAACCCACCACTCATGAAAATGGATGCGGAAGGGCATATTGTAGGGCAGCTAGCAGAGAACTATAGCGTGTCGGAAAACAACACGCGATGGACCTTCTACATTAGAGACGACCTCTACTGGAGCGATGGAGAAAAAGTAACACCAGAAGATGTTGAGTTCTCAATTCGCTACTACGGAGAAAAAACCCCCTGGGCAAGCTGGATCAACGATACCCTGGAAAATTCAACGGTTTCGGAAGCCGACAATTCCGTGACATTCAAGTTTAACAAGCCTTACACTCGAGTCAATATGGAGTTTGCAACCTATGATATCCTTCCTGCTCATGTGTGGAAAAAAATCGAGAAACCGGTAGAATACACAAATAACGGTCCTTATGTTGGCTGCGGACCCTATTATCTCAAGTTGATAGACCTCAATGCCGGAAAACTCGTTTTCGAAAAGAACCCTTATTGGAAAGGAAAGATGCCTGAGTTCGAAACTGTAGAAATCCACTTTTACTCAAATGTTGACGTTGCTACTCTGGCTCTTAAAAACGGGGAAGCTGACACTTATTACAAGTACGCAGGCTCATACCCTTACTCCGGTATTGAGCAGCTTGAAAAAACCGAAAATTTCGACTTTCTGGAAAAAACTAGTGTCGGGCTTGTCTTCCTTGCCCCTAATTTGAAAAAAGCCCCATTTTCGGACCCTGAGTTCAGGGAAGCGCTGGCAGATGCCATAAATTATGAAGAGCTTGCAAGGCTTGAAACTCTAGGGTATGGAGAAGTGCCAAACCGTGGTTTTGTGCCACCGGCTATGGAAAATTTCAAGGAAACCGAAAAGCTGGAGTACAGTCCCGAAAAAGCTAGAGAGACCCTGAAGAAAGCCGGATACTCGGACAGCAACGGGAATGGAATACTTGAAGGAAAAGATGGAAAAGATATAAAGCTTGAAATCCTCATCCGACCTGATTACGCCCGAACAGGCGAACTTCTCGATGAATATTTTGAGCAGATTGGGTTTTCTGCAGACCTCAAAACTGTGGACTCGGATACCTGGATTACTCTTAAAGACAGTTACAATTATGACCTGACAGTAACACGTTCCACTCCCTGGGGTATGCTTATGCACTCAAGTTGGGGAAGCGGCTATTTTGATTCCAGGCGGACAGGCCAGGGAGTTATGCATAATCTGGAAGATCCTGCGTTCCTGCAGCTCTGCGATAATATCCTTGCTACTACTGATTCTGCCGAACTTCAGAAGTATGCATATGAGTTACAGAACTACTATGCAGATAATCTGCCTGCAATTCCCCTCTACTGGAGCAAGTCGGTTACTCCTTTTAACAGGCATTTTGAAGGCTGGTACGCGGATCCCCTTTACGGGACATATAACCTGGATACTTTTACAAATGTAACGAAGGTGGAGGCGTAA
- a CDS encoding PHP domain-containing protein, translated as MGRRPRNYEEKLITPEQAVELMEEGWRRADLHVHTSCSFDVLPVRDLHPESLYEKALKMGMDYVTFTDHDTIEAYEILGWNREKLVPGVEISIYDPEFVGHSLHINIFEFDREQFFELMEIAEIEHDLRSFIRYLKRNKLPFIYNHPFWFEFHSDPNPSSVPRLAKLFPVLEYNMHELKQKNELTIALAESFGKGIAATTDTHTGNLGKVYTLAKGENFKEFFRNIAKGKSYIVPEDLTRELLIDEMNTWIDLIFEKSQKSRNAENYLTGIKSLDTMVKISRSTLLSCFPGLNRTTMNLFYMISNTGLPASFYIHSAENLAREIERQIEIEK; from the coding sequence ATGGGGAGAAGGCCGAGAAACTACGAGGAGAAACTGATAACTCCGGAACAAGCAGTTGAGCTTATGGAAGAAGGCTGGAGGCGGGCAGACCTGCACGTTCATACAAGCTGTTCCTTTGACGTGCTTCCCGTAAGAGACCTGCACCCTGAAAGTCTTTATGAGAAGGCTCTAAAGATGGGAATGGATTACGTGACATTTACAGATCACGATACCATTGAGGCATATGAAATTCTCGGGTGGAACCGTGAAAAACTTGTCCCTGGGGTTGAAATAAGTATCTATGATCCGGAATTTGTAGGGCATTCATTGCATATTAACATCTTCGAGTTCGACAGAGAACAGTTCTTTGAACTTATGGAAATTGCAGAAATCGAACATGACCTGAGAAGCTTTATCAGATACCTCAAGCGGAATAAACTTCCTTTTATTTACAACCATCCTTTCTGGTTTGAGTTCCATAGTGACCCGAATCCGTCTTCAGTCCCAAGGCTAGCAAAACTTTTCCCTGTACTTGAGTACAATATGCACGAACTCAAACAGAAAAACGAACTTACAATTGCTCTTGCTGAGAGCTTTGGCAAAGGTATTGCCGCAACAACCGACACCCATACAGGGAACCTGGGAAAGGTATATACTCTCGCGAAAGGAGAGAATTTCAAAGAGTTTTTCAGAAATATAGCAAAAGGAAAAAGTTACATAGTTCCTGAAGACCTTACCAGAGAGCTTCTGATCGACGAAATGAATACCTGGATAGATCTGATTTTTGAAAAAAGCCAGAAAAGCAGAAACGCAGAAAATTACCTTACCGGAATAAAATCTCTGGATACAATGGTCAAAATCTCAAGAAGCACCCTATTGAGCTGTTTCCCTGGTCTTAACAGGACAACCATGAACCTGTTCTATATGATCTCAAACACAGGGCTTCCTGCATCATTTTACATTCATTCTGCAGAAAATCTGGCAAGGGAAATTGAAAGACAGATTGAAATTGAGAAGTGA
- a CDS encoding restriction endonuclease — protein sequence MSKRGKRRKQHSFVTGIFKIVLCLFLKSIKLLFSFPIYLLKAMRLLFSFLIHLLKLMWQLFSFVMRSLKSLCLFFSFLIHLPYRIVKRLPNNSSKPVLPTLAEIDEMDGYKFEEFMKCVYEDLGYSVYHTPFSGDQGADLILTSKGKTKIAVQVKRYSGKVSNSAVQEVVAAKGFYKCTEGIVVTNSYFTDSAKQLAEANFIDLVDRNELEKLINTIHN from the coding sequence ATGTCAAAGAGAGGAAAACGAAGAAAACAACACAGTTTTGTTACTGGAATATTTAAGATTGTGTTATGTCTTTTTCTAAAATCAATAAAGCTGCTGTTTAGTTTTCCAATTTACTTACTGAAAGCAATGAGGCTATTGTTTAGTTTCTTGATTCACTTACTGAAATTAATGTGGCAGCTGTTTAGTTTCGTAATGCGTTCACTGAAATCACTATGTCTATTTTTTAGTTTTTTAATTCACTTACCTTATAGAATTGTAAAACGGCTTCCAAACAATTCATCAAAGCCAGTACTACCTACATTAGCCGAAATTGATGAAATGGATGGATACAAATTTGAAGAATTTATGAAATGCGTTTACGAAGACTTAGGATATTCAGTTTATCATACTCCATTCTCAGGTGATCAGGGCGCGGATCTTATTCTAACATCAAAAGGAAAAACAAAAATCGCTGTTCAGGTCAAACGATATTCGGGTAAAGTCTCAAATAGCGCAGTACAGGAAGTCGTAGCTGCAAAAGGTTTTTACAAGTGCACTGAGGGCATAGTAGTTACAAATAGTTACTTTACCGATTCTGCCAAACAACTAGCTGAAGCGAATTTTATTGATTTAGTTGATAGAAATGAACTTGAAAAGCTGATTAATACTATCCATAATTAA